The genomic interval tgttagccaAGTGgtcggggggaggggtgaagtgtgagtgatctctcacaccaaactagcaggccctcaatacaagaggcaaaatgtgaccttgtaatgaaagcacatgtgctgtgtaatatGAACAGCAAAGTTTAAcgtgaaagagtgtacccattgttctctaaaatgtgtgtttttaactaccactctcccttttcctccaccaactgcaaatgtttctccttcacagaggctagtgaagattagaaggtgaaaaaaacacacttggGATGAgatgttctctgagctcctgctgtcctcccccactgacagagcacagcagaatacGTGGAGgaagacaatgtcagagtgcaggaaagcacaatatgaacacgaggcgaggtggcaggctgaagaaAGTAAGTGGTGGGCTGATGAGAGTAAAtggcaggctgaagatgataggtggcgtcagcttcctgacagaaggcaagagtcgatgctcaggctgctggaagatcaaactcatatgctccagtgtatggttgagctgcaggaaaggcatcaggagcacagactgccactacagcccctgtgtaaccaacagccctcctccccaagttccatagcctcctcacccagacacccaagaatgtgGGGGGaccctctggccacccagccactccaccccagaggactgcccaagcaacaaaaggctggccttcaataagttttaaagttttaaagttttaaagtgcagtgtgaccttgtccttccctcctcccccaccccacccggtccttccctcctcccccacccctcctgggctaccttggcagttatcccccgatatgtgtgatgaaataataaataatgcatgaatgtgaaacaacaatgactttattgtctctgcaagcagtgatcgaaggggggaagggagagtagCTAGCTTACAGGGAAGCAGAGTAAATCGAAGAGGGGAGGACGTTCATcgaggagaaacaaacagaactttcacactgtagtctgaccaatcatgaaactggttttcaaagcttctctgatgcgcaccacgccctcctgtactcttctaactgccctggtgtctggctgcatgtaatcagctgccaggcgatttgcctcaacctcccaccacaccataaatgtctcccctttactctcacagatattgtggagcacccAGCAAGCactaataacaatgggaatattgggtttgctgaggtctatccgagccagtaaactgcaccagcgcgcttttaaatctccaaatgcacattctaccaccattctgcacttgctcagcctatagttgaacagctcctgactactgtccaggctgcctgtgtatggcttcatgaaccatggcattaaggggtaggctgggtcctcaaggataactgtaggcatttcaacatccccaatggttattttctggtctgggaagaaagtcccttcctgcagcttttgaaacagaccagagttcctgaagatgtgagcgtcatgtacctttcccggacatcccacattgatgttggtgaaacgtcccttgtgatccaccagtgctggcagcaccattgaaaagtacctcttTTGGTTTacgtactcgctggcttggtgctcgggtgccaagatagggatatgggttccatctatagcctcaccacagttagggaatcgcatttcagcaaagccatccactatgacctgcacatttcccagcgtcactacccttgatatcagcagctctttgattgtgttggctacttggatcacagaagcccccactgtagatttgcccactctaaATTGACGCCCagctgaccagtagctgtctgacattgcaagcttccactcgcttctcaactgtgagggctgctctcatcttggtattctagtacttcagggcagggaaaagcaagtcacaaagctcCATGAAAgagcccttatgcatgcaaaagtttcgcacccactgggaatcgtcccagacctgcaacactatgtggttccaccagtctgtgcttgtttcccgggcccagaattggcatcccacagcatgaacctgccccattaacaccacgatgtgcacattgccagggcctgtactttgtgagaagtctgtgtccatgtctatgACCTCATCAGTCTCGTCACCACACTGCCAtcacctcctcacctggttttgctttggcaggttctggttctgcatatactccagaataatgcgtgtggtgtttacagtgctcataactgccgcAGTGATCTGAGCAGATTCCATGAAcccagtgctatggcatctggaCTGAAAAAAGgagcgaaacgattgtctgctctgacggagggaggggcaactgatgacatggcttacagggaattaaaatcaagagAGGGGATGGCTTTGCATCATGGAGAAACACAAATAACTGTCACACGGAatcgccccctcaaggattgaactcaaaaccctgggtttagcaggccattgattttatggagggagggagagagggagcaaatgaatacaaaacaaatcgggtctatttcttgttttgatccattccatctatcttttacatctttaggctggcagcagacagtgcagttcaACTGCTAGCCATTGTTATCTCCTAGGTGCTCGGCAGAAGAGAGTGCAttaggactgctagccatcatcatctcctggtgctcggcagaagatggtgCACTaagactgctagccattgtcatctcctgggtgctcagcaggagatgggaatgacctggctgagtcactcccatgtctgcccaggcgcccctgactgacctcaccaaggtcagctaaaagagcacccaggaatatgacaatGATAGCTACCAATCATAACGCACCGTCTGCTACCAAAAGGCAAGgagttgctgctgtgtagcaatgcagtcccatgtctgccagcacccaggagacgtacggtgacggtgagctgagcgggctccatgcttgccatgatatagcgtctgcacaggtaacccaggaaaaaaggcacgaaacgattgtctgccgttgctttcacgggcAGGGGGGGAGCTGATAACATGTACCCAGAgccacccgcaacactgtttttgccccatcaggcattgggagcttaacccagaatcccaatgggcagcggagactgcaggaactgtgggatggctactcacagctacccacagtgcaacgctccagaagtcaacgctaacctcagtactgtggacagtccgccgacttaatgcacttagagcattgtgtgtggggacacacacaatcgactgtataagaactatttctgaaaaaacaacttctataaattcgatctaattttgtagtgtagacataccgctAGACAGAgggggctactaggatgatccaacgaatggaaaacctgtcttatgaaaggacacTCAAagaccttggcttgtttagcctaatcaaaagaaggctgaggggagatatgattgctctctataaatatatcagaggaataaataccagggagggagaggaattatttaagctcagtactaatgtggacacaagaacaaatgggtataaacaggccatcaggaagtttcgacttgaaattagacgaaagtttgtaaccatcagaggagtgaagttctggaacagccttccaaggggagtagtgggggcaagagacatatctaacttcaagactaagcttgataagtttatggaggggatggtatgatgggatagcctaattttggcaattaattgatctttgattattagcgggtaaatatgcccagtggtctgtgatgggatgttagatgggatgggatttgagttactacagagaattctttcctgggtgtctggctggtgagtcttgcccacatgttcagggtttagctgatcaccatatttggagtcaggaaggaattttcccccagggaagattggcagaggccctgggggtttgtcaccttcctctgcagtgtggggcagggtcacttgctggaggattctctgcaccttgaagtctttaaaccacgatttgaagatttcagtagctcagacataggttaggggtttgttacaggagtgggttggTGAgtttctgtggtctgcattgtgcacggggtcagaatagatgatcataatggtcccttctgaccctggagtctatgagtctatctaccTAACCATACCTacctatccccagacaccccctctatctatctacctatctgcTGAGCTGTTTGCAGTCTTGTTGTAGCCTAGCTGGTCCCTGTAAGCCTGCAGACTCACccttgtggtgcctcctgctggtctctcaggcaattagctcgatttccagcccagagcgcactctgcaggccggtgatccaccataactggcccccgtgtcccttccGGACCCCGCTTCCCGTTCTCTCTGAGGTGCTGCCCCCCGACAATACCCCAACAATCTCTGTGGGTCTCTCTTCCCCGGGGAGTCCCCACCCACTACCCCACCTCGCCTCCATCTGGGCTACTGCCTGTCCTCACCCAGCCCACTtactgggacagactgcagtatgaaagccactcatcacaggcaagggggtttgaCCTGCTGCCTTCTTCTACCACCTAGTACCTCAACGGGGctgggaccaggccctgcagcctggggagtcacCACGCTgaagctcccctgctcctctggctcttccccagccctgcttcactcccaggTACCCTCGTattcccctgcagccaggccagtcTCCCTCCACAGCTAGAGGAAAGACTCTGctctgcttctggctgccctggccgCCTTATAAGCAGTGGcagatccaggcaccagctctccaAGCACGTGACTGGGGAGGCAAGCCATGGGGAGGGGGTGCCTTGCCAGTCCctgggaggggggcagtcaggcagccttcggcggcttgcctgcaggaggtccaccagtcccaggGATTTGGCCGCTATTCGGCGGCAGGTATGCCAAAGCGGCAgaaccagtggacctcctgcaggcatgtcgccaaatccgcgggaccggggacctcccgcaggctgccaaatgcagcctgcctgccatgcttgcgGTGGCAAAAacgctagagccgcccctgcttataAGGCCCAGCTGCCCTGATTGGAGTGTGGCCCAGGTGTAGCACCTTCCCCAATCAGCTTGGGCTTTTTCTCctaaccctgagccctctcctagGGCTGGCTTCtaccctgtcagggctggagcaggtaaccaccccactacagtccCACAAcactagagacacaaggtgggtgaggtgatatcttttattggaccaacttctgttggtgaaaaagacaaacttttgaactacacagagctcttcttcaggtctgggaaaggcgctctctctctctccccccgtcGCTCCTCCTAGCCTTCCATTCACAGCAtgcgtctgtctgtctgcctgtctaaTCCATTTCTCTCCCCAGAGGGGAAGTCTATCAGAACTCTGAGATGGGATATTATGGAACACAAAAGAGACACCCAAACTCTGCAGAGTGGCAGAACTTTCCTCTGGCTTTGGAAAGCAACAGTCCTGAGTCCCCGTTTCCCTCCCCAACAAGCCATGAGGGTGCAGAAGAGACTGACACACTGTGAGTTTGAGTGAGTATTTCGAAAAACTTAAACATCTTAATGATGCCATCTGTGCTTCAGTTGCACAACTGCagatccccacagctcccagtccaGGGTGAGCTGATGTCACGGCAGGTTGTGCTGATACTGACTGAAGAGGTTAAATATTTGGAGAAGAAGAACAGAGCTCAGAAGCTGTGGCAGGGCTGGACCAGGCAAGGCATTTATCTGGAGTTCCTCACATTGCTGTATCCCTGTAAGTCATTCTTTATTACTTGGCAGGGAGAGCATCACGGTGCATTCACTACCAAGTTACTCCTGTTTCACACCATattagatttacaccagctgaggagctggcctgaTATCTTTGTTCAATTAACCTCAATACCTGATTGACAgctgcattactccagttttacaccagtgtaattgcaCTGAAATCATTTCTCATCTGCACAGAGGACTCTTTGCAGGGCTCCAACAGGCTAAATGGGTTTAAGTATAATTTACAATTTATTTTAGGTCACTTAGGACACCAGATGTGTCTAAAGGGGCTCAGAtgtaaatgagaattaggcccaTTGATTGAAGTAGAATTACACCTGCATAAAAACTGGAGTAATGTACCTGTGACTCAAACTATCTATTTCTGAGATTATCAGGACAAAGAGCTTGGGAAAGAAACTGAGTTGAATTTGCCACCACAGAGCAGTGGCCTGTTTCCACCagttgtggggctggctgcgtTGACTCCAATGGTGCTctggccaatttacaccagctgggaattTGCCCATTGACTCCACTGGAACTATGGACAATTGACACCAGTGGGGgctctttccttttaaaattagcGATTGATTAGATGAAAAAGAACTGTTGTCCTGAGattcatgtttttcttttttggaattAGTGaacatattgggccagattcgcAGCTGGTACAAATCAGGACTGCCCCTGTACTCTGAAGGAacaacactgatttacactagctggccCAAAGACTTTGAATGCAAGAACATTCTTCCAAAAATGAGATGAAGTGGGTAGATTTAATTCCCAGCTGACGTCTTTTACTGTGAattggcttggcagaatttgatttttattttatttttaattttgatcaTCAATATTGATattgatttttcaatttttatcaatttaaattttcacagttgcacaaaattatgggtttaagcttttttttttcaatttttaccaATTTAAATGTCCCCGTTACAGGAAATTATGGAGGGCTCAGACAAtcggaggggtgggggagggtcagacaacaattatttaatgacaggagacactgaaattcaaaaagttaaaactttataactgttaaaatgctttgtcaacatcacatgtcaaaatatacacagGAAATATCCTTAATGAAACTCAAAGGAGTTCTCAAGcatcatttttcttactttgtctagctgtaaatttcaattattatccATGGAAATATTtgtcattggtttgtgtgtgtatggtgaaatagACATTTACCAACACTTACTGATAAAAATCCAATCCTTCCACACCTAGCCATAAGGCAAGATTTATTTAGTGCTGGGTGAAGAGTAGATTTTTTGATTGAGTGTAAATTtcacaaagtaaaaaaaattatgcaaaacaaatttttcagtgaatccaaaagtgaaaagaaattcattttgggccaaacaaaatgttttgttttgacaaaactgAAACGTTGCATTTCCATTTCAatcattttacatatttttttaaaaaaattaaatagaaggacattttgaaacaagaagtcattttgattttttcagaacatttttaatgaaaaatttggCAAAATCAGCACAAATTCACAGTGTTTTTGTGTcatcaaatctgcatttttcaccaacaGCAATTCAGccaaaaaattcacccagctgcAGTTTGATTAGCCTGCAGTGTGTTGGGAAGATCAGCCTATTCAGTTAGTATTGTACATTTTCATATAgatatggggatgggggagaatccttgcattttaatttaatttaatttaaattttaaaacttcatgaaaaaaatatttttatacagCCTGTGGAAATCACCACCAGAATAAGGCTCTGAGGCTAAGGACAGGTTTCTTAATAAGATTGTACATTTATAGGTTTAAGGAGACCATCAAGCGTTGCATTTGCAATGACTGTTTTAAGAAATTAATTGTAAGGAATCTAAGCTTCCTGATTCAGAGCATGAGCCAGACTCTAACTAATGGAGTTTAAAAAGAATATACCCTCTGAGCAAGGTATCCCAGCAGTGTCTAGTTGGGAGACAGAGCTGCATGGAGCTTGGACTGATGAATGCCTTGTGTATGACAAAGGTAAATATCTTTCCTTCACATCTAACACTCTAACAGTCCCTCATATCAGGCAGCTTCCATGTTGCATAAAGAAtcaggctgtttaactgcagtttaGTCCCTACCACTAAGAACCATGTTTCATGATAATATTGCTCTTAAGAatcttgggccagatttttaaaggtatttaagtgtcTAAAGAAGTAAATAGCCACTTAGGTGTTTTcactaagtgcctaactcccatttaaacCAATAGGtattaggcacctatctgctgagtgaggtgcctaaatacctttgatatTCTGGTCCGTATAGATGCAAATAGCCCTTTCCCAATTCAGCATCATGAACAGAACCCGTCACTGCTTCACATTCCTATAGCTTCTACTAACATATCTACATACAGCATGTGGGAGTCAGGCTATTCTATAAAGGGGGGTCTTTCGAAAGCAGAGGACATGGGACCAGGTTTACAAAGATATTCAGGCCCCTAAAGCTGCTGATAGGCACCTACTGGGATTCAAACACATACCtaaatgagttaggtgcctgactcccattgaatttcaacAGGATTTGTGtgcccctttgtgcctttgaaaatctcccccaaagTGATCAGATATAGTGGGGACAGGCCCCAACACCAGAACTAGATAGAGAGATAGATACTGTTGAGAGAAGAAGTAGCAGGCAGCAGGCAGCAGGCAGAAGTAGCAGGCAGCAGGTCTAGAATAAGAGCAACACTTCTTTACACcatttgaggatttgggcctttgTGGTTGAAGTGGTGGAGCAGGAGAAACTAGCCCAGGGCAGTTAGGAGGAGAAGTGATATGGGGAAGCAACATGGTTCTATTGGCTGCAACTCAGAAACCTGGTTCTGTTCCTTATTCTGCCAttgatcttaggcaagtcacttctcttctctgtgcctcagtttcccaccaccTTTTGCttatttagactgtgagctcttcagaAAAAGGACTACCCATGACtgtgggtctgtgcagtgcccagcaccagGGGGCCTCCAGAGGCAACTGCTGCCTTAACAGCCGCGAAGGCCTGGCAAGACAACTCTTGCATCTTTGCTCTCTATTAGTGAAGAGTGAATAACTGATCTGTCAGTTTGGTGGCCAAATGGAAAAATCCAAAATACTTTCATTTTGAGTTGAtctaaaatggattttttccagtttttcctacagaaacaaaaacctgaaaaatttcattttaggaTGAACTGAATATTTTGTTCAACCCATCAtgaattatttgttttgtttcatttggggggtgtttttgccttttttctttgATTATTGGTTTAAATAAATTTAGCTAAATTTCTTAATGAAACTTCATTTTGAAACATAAAACTTTtgcttcaaaaatgtcaaaatcaaaCATTTAGATTTTACTAATTTTTGGCCTTTTTTATTGGACACGATTCACTGAATTTGACCCTAATTCTGGAATAGCTTCTGTCTGCCTTAACTGCATTTTTCAGAGAATAAGCTATTCCTCCAAAAGTTGTCATTCAGCTGTACATTATGGGTATGAAGAAACCACATGGACATCACTGGGTATCAAATAACCATGTGTATTAACTATACACAAACTTACAAGGTCTAGCTACCTATAGATACTGCTATTCTATATGGCTGGATTTTTCAATAGAAGACAGGCAGGGCAGGATTCACTGGAGGGCTCTGAAACTACTTAAAGGGGATCCTACCCAATTCCTATAACAATTTCCTCTCCTTTCTAGGAACAAACATGGCAGAGGCAGTGACCCCGAATCAGACCATGGTGACTGAGTTCATCCTGCTGGGACTCTCCTCCAACCCAGAGATGCAGCTGATCCTCTTCATGGTCTTCCTACCTATCTACCTGCTAACCTTGGCTGGGAACATCCTTATTATGGTCACCATTGTTCATGACCGGCACCTCCACAcacccatgtatttcttcctcaccAACCTTTCCTTCATCGACGTCTGCCACACCTCAGTCACTGTGCCCAAGATGCTGTCTGACTTCCTCTCAGCGGAGAAGACCATCTCCTTTGGGGGTTGCGTGGCGCAGATGTTCTTCCTCCACCTTTTCACCTGCACAGAGATCTTCCTCCTCActgtcatggcctatgaccgctacgtggccatctgcaACCCCATGCACTACCTCACCGTCATGAACCACAAGGTATGTTTGCTGCTGACTGGTGCTGTGTGGCTGGGTGGGACCGTGCACTCCCTAGCTCTGACCAGCATGACCATCAAGCTGCCGTAC from Gopherus evgoodei ecotype Sinaloan lineage unplaced genomic scaffold, rGopEvg1_v1.p scaffold_39_arrow_ctg1, whole genome shotgun sequence carries:
- the LOC115642313 gene encoding olfactory receptor 4E1-like, translating into MAEAVTPNQTMVTEFILLGLSSNPEMQLILFMVFLPIYLLTLAGNILIMVTIVHDRHLHTPMYFFLTNLSFIDVCHTSVTVPKMLSDFLSAEKTISFGGCVAQMFFLHLFTCTEIFLLTVMAYDRYVAICNPMHYLTVMNHKVCLLLTGAVWLGGTVHSLALTSMTIKLPYCGPREIDNFFCDVPPVIRLACTNTYIIEVLIISNSGLISVVCFMVLVGSYGVILVSLRNRFSEGQRKALSTCAAHLTVVTLFLGHCIFIYSRPSTSFSEDKVVSVFFTAITPLLNPIIYTLRNEDMKRALSKLMGRKVEAEQK